The Bacillaceae bacterium S4-13-56 genome window below encodes:
- a CDS encoding thiamine-binding protein yields MAEALVSVQILPKTKNGEDVIPLVDAAIKVIHDSGVKYEVHPLETTMEGELDTLFQIIQKMNQRMFELGCSNVISQIKVLYQPSGITMDTLTEKYR; encoded by the coding sequence ATGGCAGAAGCATTAGTCAGCGTGCAGATCTTACCAAAAACAAAAAATGGGGAAGATGTAATTCCCCTTGTGGATGCGGCTATTAAGGTTATCCATGATTCTGGCGTAAAGTATGAAGTTCATCCATTAGAAACAACCATGGAAGGAGAACTCGACACTTTATTTCAAATCATTCAAAAAATGAATCAGAGAATGTTTGAGCTGGGATGCTCCAATGTCATTTCCCAAATTAAAGTATTGTATCAACCAAGTGGGATCACAATGGACACTCTCACGGAGAAATATAGATGA
- a CDS encoding ABC transporter permease: MKNLVRKGWRPTLVLLILFILWELITSLLDIPEWLVPSPSAILLEGFIGFSEFAPDLLATLYLSILGFLVGSGLGVFTATLLHLVPKIREAFYPLLIATQNIPIIVMAPLLVIWFGFGLLPKVIVITLVCFFPVTISVMDGFRQVPREYSLYFRMSGATRWGTFRKLEWPFALPALFSGLKLSATYSVMGAVISEWLGAKNGIGVYMTLASSSFRTDRVFWAIFVVVLLSLSYVGMVMIAEKKIVSWNSDKER, encoded by the coding sequence ATGAAGAACTTAGTAAGGAAGGGATGGAGGCCAACCTTGGTCCTCCTTATCCTATTTATCTTATGGGAACTCATTACTAGTTTATTAGACATTCCAGAGTGGCTTGTTCCAAGTCCATCAGCTATTCTTTTAGAAGGATTCATTGGATTTTCCGAATTTGCGCCAGATCTTCTAGCAACTTTATATCTATCTATACTTGGATTTCTAGTAGGTAGTGGGTTAGGAGTTTTTACAGCTACCCTACTCCATTTAGTACCCAAAATTCGAGAAGCTTTTTACCCACTTTTAATTGCCACACAAAATATACCGATTATTGTAATGGCACCTCTTTTGGTTATCTGGTTCGGTTTCGGCTTGTTGCCTAAAGTGATTGTAATTACACTCGTGTGTTTTTTTCCTGTTACCATTTCAGTAATGGATGGGTTTCGTCAAGTGCCTAGAGAGTATAGTCTTTATTTCAGAATGTCTGGTGCCACACGTTGGGGAACTTTTAGAAAATTGGAATGGCCCTTTGCCTTGCCGGCTTTATTCTCCGGATTGAAGCTTTCAGCTACCTACAGTGTCATGGGGGCCGTCATTTCTGAGTGGTTAGGCGCTAAGAATGGAATTGGTGTTTATATGACTCTTGCATCTTCTTCCTTCCGTACAGACAGAGTGTTCTGGGCCATTTTTGTGGTTGTTCTATTGAGCCTTAGTTATGTAGGTATGGTGATGATAGCTGAAAAGAAGATCGTTTCATGGAATTCAGATAAGGAGCGATAG
- a CDS encoding ABC transporter ATP-binding protein, whose protein sequence is MTLLQIDNISISFQEQQTLSNISFDVQEGEFVSIVGPSGCGKSTLFHVLGGLFKPDEGDVWLKGKNITGTTGHVSYMPQQISLLPWRNVLDNVLLSQELANHKRDNNLAKKMLKRAGLDQYENAYPDELSGGMKQRVAFVRALLGPQSLLCLDEPFSSLDEFTRLDMQNWLLSMWEEMRPTVLFITHQIDEAILLSDRILVLSPRPATLLEKVEVPFERPRNDSMLLDPEFIRLKSRIMSMIRGAERLENH, encoded by the coding sequence GTGACACTTTTGCAGATCGATAATATTTCGATATCTTTCCAAGAACAGCAAACTCTATCCAATATATCTTTTGATGTGCAGGAGGGAGAATTTGTTTCTATAGTTGGACCTTCAGGTTGTGGAAAAAGTACCTTATTTCATGTCCTAGGTGGGCTTTTTAAACCAGATGAGGGCGACGTTTGGTTGAAAGGAAAAAACATAACAGGAACAACTGGTCATGTTAGTTATATGCCCCAACAGATTTCCCTTTTGCCTTGGAGAAATGTCCTTGATAATGTATTACTCAGTCAAGAGTTGGCAAACCACAAAAGAGATAATAATTTAGCAAAGAAAATGTTGAAGCGGGCAGGGTTAGACCAATATGAAAATGCTTATCCAGATGAGCTTTCCGGTGGAATGAAGCAAAGGGTAGCCTTCGTAAGAGCGTTATTAGGGCCGCAATCTCTACTTTGTTTAGATGAGCCTTTTTCATCATTGGATGAATTCACTCGATTGGACATGCAAAACTGGCTTCTTTCTATGTGGGAGGAAATGAGACCGACTGTTCTCTTTATCACTCATCAAATTGATGAGGCTATCCTTTTATCTGATCGTATACTTGTCCTTTCTCCACGTCCAGCGACCCTATTAGAAAAAGTGGAAGTTCCGTTTGAACGGCCGAGAAACGATTCTATGTTGTTAGATCCGGAATTTATCCGATTAAAAAGCAGAATTATGTCGATGATTAGGGGGGCTGAAAGGCTTGAAAATCATTGA